Proteins encoded together in one Prinia subflava isolate CZ2003 ecotype Zambia chromosome 23, Cam_Psub_1.2, whole genome shotgun sequence window:
- the TMCC2 gene encoding transmembrane and coiled-coil domains protein 2 isoform X2: MREGEDPAASRGSGRALRPCPGKRTLNSLLGVSLDKGDVSALNLPAGAGHGDADGPACLDVPDGTPDPHRTKAAIEHLHQKILKITEQIKIEQEARDDNVAEYLKLANNADKQQASRIKQVFEKKNQKSAQTIAQLHKKLEHYHKKLKEIEQNGPSRQPKDVFRDMHQGLKDVGANVRSSISGFSGGVVEGVKGGLSGLSQATHTAVVSKPREFASLIRNKFGSADNIAHLKDTLDDGHPEEAARALSGSATLVSSPKYGSDDECSSATSGSAGGSNSGAGPGGLGSPKSNTLDSHHNNFDAILEELREIKDSQSHLEDSMEDLKAQLQRDYTYMTQCLQEERYRYERLEEQLNDLTELHQNEMTNLKQELASMEEKVAYQSYERARDIQEAVESCLTRVTKLELQQQQQQVVQLEGVENANARALLGKFINVILALMAVLLVFVSTIANFITPLMKTRMRILSTALLVLFLLFLWKHWDSISYLLEHVLLPS, encoded by the exons ctgGACAAGGGCGACGTGAGCGCCCTGAACCTGCCGGCGGGCGCCGGGCACGGCGACGCCGACGGCCCCGCGTGCCTGGACGTGCCCGATGGCACCCCCGACCCTCACCGCACCAAGGCCGCCATCGAGCACCTGCACCAGAAGATCCTCAAGATCACGGAGCAGATCAAGATCGAGCAGGAGGCGCGGGACGACAACGTGGCCGAGTACCTGAAGCTGGCCAACAACGCCGACAAGCAGCAGGCGTCGCGCATCAAGCAGGTGTTCGAGAAGAAGAACCAGAAGTCGGCGCAGACCATCGCGCAGCTGCACAAGAAGCTGGAGCACTACCACAAAAAGCTGAAGGAGATCGAGCAGAACGGCCCCTCCCGCCAGCCCAAGGATGTTTTCCGGGACATGCACCAAGGGCTGAAGGACGTGGGCGCCAACGTGCGCTCCAGCATCAGCGGCTTCAGCGGCGGCGTGGTGGAAGGGGTCAAGGGCGGCCTGTCGGGGCTGTCGCAGGCCACCCACACGGCCGTGGTGTCCAAGCCGCGCGAGTTCGCCAGCCTGATCCGCAACAAGTTCGGCAGCGCCGACAACATCGCCCACCTGAAGGACACGCTGGACGACGGGCACCCCGAGGAGGCGGCGCGGGCGCTGAGCGGCAGCGCCACGCTGGTGTCCAGCCCCAAGTATGGCAGCGATGACGAGTGCTCCAGCGCCACCTCGGGCTCCGCCGGCGGCAGCAACTCcggcgcggggcccggcgggtTGGGCAGCCCCAAGTCCAACACGCTGGACAGCCACCACAACAACTTTGACGCCATCCTGGAGGAGCTGCGGGAGATCAAGGACAGCCAGTCGCACCTGGAGGACTCCATGGAGGACCTCAAGGCGCAGCTGCAGCGCGACTACACCTACATGACGCAGTGCTTGCAGGAGGAGCGCTACAG gtaCGAGcgcctggaggagcagctgaacgACCTGACGGAGCTGCACCAGAACGAGATGACCAACCTGAAGCAGGAGCTGGCCAGCATGGAGGAGAAGGTGGCCTACCAGTCCTACGAGAGGGCACGGGACATCCAG GAGGCCGTGGAGTCGTGCCTGACGCGGGTGAccaagctggagctgcagcagcagcagcagcaggtggtgcagctggagggggTGGAGAACGCCAACGCCCGGGCGCTGCTGGGCAAATTCATCAACGTCATCCTGGCCCTGATGGCCGTGCTGCTCGTCTTCGTCTCCACCATCGCCAACTTCATCACGCCGCTCATGAAGACCCGCATGCGCATCCTCAGCACCGCCCTGCTcgtcctcttcctcctcttcctctggaaGCACTGGGACTCCATCAGCTACCTGCTGGAGCAcgtgctgctccccagctga
- the TMCC2 gene encoding transmembrane and coiled-coil domains protein 2 isoform X4 — MELDKGDVSALNLPAGAGHGDADGPACLDVPDGTPDPHRTKAAIEHLHQKILKITEQIKIEQEARDDNVAEYLKLANNADKQQASRIKQVFEKKNQKSAQTIAQLHKKLEHYHKKLKEIEQNGPSRQPKDVFRDMHQGLKDVGANVRSSISGFSGGVVEGVKGGLSGLSQATHTAVVSKPREFASLIRNKFGSADNIAHLKDTLDDGHPEEAARALSGSATLVSSPKYGSDDECSSATSGSAGGSNSGAGPGGLGSPKSNTLDSHHNNFDAILEELREIKDSQSHLEDSMEDLKAQLQRDYTYMTQCLQEERYRYERLEEQLNDLTELHQNEMTNLKQELASMEEKVAYQSYERARDIQEAVESCLTRVTKLELQQQQQQVVQLEGVENANARALLGKFINVILALMAVLLVFVSTIANFITPLMKTRMRILSTALLVLFLLFLWKHWDSISYLLEHVLLPS, encoded by the exons aTGGAG ctgGACAAGGGCGACGTGAGCGCCCTGAACCTGCCGGCGGGCGCCGGGCACGGCGACGCCGACGGCCCCGCGTGCCTGGACGTGCCCGATGGCACCCCCGACCCTCACCGCACCAAGGCCGCCATCGAGCACCTGCACCAGAAGATCCTCAAGATCACGGAGCAGATCAAGATCGAGCAGGAGGCGCGGGACGACAACGTGGCCGAGTACCTGAAGCTGGCCAACAACGCCGACAAGCAGCAGGCGTCGCGCATCAAGCAGGTGTTCGAGAAGAAGAACCAGAAGTCGGCGCAGACCATCGCGCAGCTGCACAAGAAGCTGGAGCACTACCACAAAAAGCTGAAGGAGATCGAGCAGAACGGCCCCTCCCGCCAGCCCAAGGATGTTTTCCGGGACATGCACCAAGGGCTGAAGGACGTGGGCGCCAACGTGCGCTCCAGCATCAGCGGCTTCAGCGGCGGCGTGGTGGAAGGGGTCAAGGGCGGCCTGTCGGGGCTGTCGCAGGCCACCCACACGGCCGTGGTGTCCAAGCCGCGCGAGTTCGCCAGCCTGATCCGCAACAAGTTCGGCAGCGCCGACAACATCGCCCACCTGAAGGACACGCTGGACGACGGGCACCCCGAGGAGGCGGCGCGGGCGCTGAGCGGCAGCGCCACGCTGGTGTCCAGCCCCAAGTATGGCAGCGATGACGAGTGCTCCAGCGCCACCTCGGGCTCCGCCGGCGGCAGCAACTCcggcgcggggcccggcgggtTGGGCAGCCCCAAGTCCAACACGCTGGACAGCCACCACAACAACTTTGACGCCATCCTGGAGGAGCTGCGGGAGATCAAGGACAGCCAGTCGCACCTGGAGGACTCCATGGAGGACCTCAAGGCGCAGCTGCAGCGCGACTACACCTACATGACGCAGTGCTTGCAGGAGGAGCGCTACAG gtaCGAGcgcctggaggagcagctgaacgACCTGACGGAGCTGCACCAGAACGAGATGACCAACCTGAAGCAGGAGCTGGCCAGCATGGAGGAGAAGGTGGCCTACCAGTCCTACGAGAGGGCACGGGACATCCAG GAGGCCGTGGAGTCGTGCCTGACGCGGGTGAccaagctggagctgcagcagcagcagcagcaggtggtgcagctggagggggTGGAGAACGCCAACGCCCGGGCGCTGCTGGGCAAATTCATCAACGTCATCCTGGCCCTGATGGCCGTGCTGCTCGTCTTCGTCTCCACCATCGCCAACTTCATCACGCCGCTCATGAAGACCCGCATGCGCATCCTCAGCACCGCCCTGCTcgtcctcttcctcctcttcctctggaaGCACTGGGACTCCATCAGCTACCTGCTGGAGCAcgtgctgctccccagctga